In one window of Massilibacterium senegalense DNA:
- the resA gene encoding thiol-disulfide oxidoreductase ResA encodes MNKKNRLYMRTAILIVMVLAIGYAVFSSLTKEDKAIELGTEAPDFKLVDLEGNPVKLSDYRGKGVFLNFWGTYCEPCKEEMPAMNRQYEKYKSQGVEILAVNVDEQDVVVQKFAKQYDLRFPIVIDKGGEVMEAYKISPIPTTFLIDKDGMIVGQITASLDDESIAEQMEKIKP; translated from the coding sequence AAATCGACTTTATATGCGAACAGCAATTCTAATTGTGATGGTGCTTGCAATTGGGTATGCCGTTTTTTCATCGCTTACAAAAGAGGACAAAGCAATTGAGTTAGGGACAGAAGCACCGGATTTTAAATTAGTAGACTTAGAGGGGAATCCTGTAAAGTTAAGTGATTATCGCGGAAAAGGAGTTTTCTTGAATTTCTGGGGCACATATTGTGAACCATGTAAAGAAGAAATGCCAGCGATGAATCGTCAATATGAAAAATATAAAAGCCAAGGGGTAGAAATTCTTGCAGTGAATGTGGATGAACAAGATGTCGTGGTCCAAAAGTTTGCCAAACAATATGATTTGCGTTTCCCTATTGTGATTGATAAAGGTGGCGAAGTGATGGAAGCATACAAAATCAGTCCTATCCCCACCACTTTTTTAATTGACAAAGATGGAATGATTGTCGGACAAATTACAGCAAGTTTAGACGACGAATCGATTGCAGAACAGATGGAAAAAATTAAACCATAG
- the ccsB gene encoding c-type cytochrome biogenesis protein CcsB, translating into MTELSSSLLLTAFIIYVAATIIFGIAVTGKKFKSGHEEEHKQKWGKIGYIVTIVGFLAQLGYFITRWIAGGHAPLSNLFEYTTFYSMMLVLGFIVIFQIYKNNFLGIVALPVAIVIIAYASVFPRDIAPLIPALQSYWLQIHVSMAALGEGILSISFIAGLIYLIKVIDQSKRSKETFWLELVLFSIITTVGFVVVAFTFQFMDYKASFTWVNERGVEAQLDYDMPAIAGPYEGTLITKEKFGPLFEAPSWFNGSAAPRKFNTLIWSVLAGLVIYGLLRLILRKRIGAALQPLVKSANIKLLDEIGYRSVAIGFPIFTLGGLIFAAIWAQIAWTRFWGWDPKEVWAFITFLFYAAYLHLRLSKGWEGKKSAWLAVGGFAIIMFNLVAVNLVLAGLHSYA; encoded by the coding sequence GTGACAGAATTAAGTAGTTCGCTTCTTTTAACTGCTTTTATTATTTATGTAGCGGCAACGATTATTTTTGGTATTGCTGTAACAGGGAAAAAATTCAAAAGTGGTCATGAAGAAGAACATAAACAAAAATGGGGTAAAATTGGTTATATCGTCACTATTGTAGGTTTTTTAGCACAATTAGGATATTTTATTACACGTTGGATTGCAGGAGGACATGCACCTCTTAGTAACTTATTTGAATACACAACCTTTTATAGTATGATGTTAGTGTTAGGGTTTATTGTGATTTTTCAAATTTATAAAAATAATTTTTTAGGAATTGTTGCATTACCGGTAGCAATCGTTATCATTGCCTATGCAAGCGTGTTCCCGCGTGATATCGCACCGCTTATTCCAGCGCTTCAATCTTATTGGTTACAAATACACGTATCGATGGCTGCGCTCGGAGAAGGGATTTTATCGATTAGTTTCATTGCAGGGCTTATTTATTTAATAAAAGTAATCGATCAATCAAAACGGAGCAAAGAAACGTTTTGGTTAGAACTTGTGCTTTTTTCTATTATTACAACGGTTGGATTCGTTGTCGTTGCATTTACGTTCCAATTCATGGATTATAAAGCCTCTTTTACATGGGTGAATGAACGAGGCGTAGAGGCACAATTAGACTATGACATGCCAGCTATCGCTGGGCCATATGAAGGAACTTTAATTACAAAAGAAAAATTTGGTCCATTATTCGAAGCGCCATCATGGTTTAATGGGTCTGCCGCCCCGCGTAAATTTAATACACTTATTTGGTCTGTTCTTGCAGGACTTGTGATTTATGGTCTCTTACGACTTATTTTACGTAAACGAATTGGTGCAGCATTGCAACCATTAGTCAAATCAGCTAATATCAAATTATTAGATGAAATCGGATATCGTTCCGTAGCGATTGGCTTTCCAATTTTTACGTTAGGCGGACTAATATTTGCAGCGATTTGGGCGCAAATTGCCTGGACCCGTTTTTGGGGCTGGGATCCGAAAGAAGTATGGGCATTTATTACATTTTTATTTTATGCAGCTTACTTACACTTGCGTTTATCAAAAGGTTGGGAAGGCAAGAAGTCAGCTTGGTTAGCGGTTGGTGGTTTTGCAATTATTATGTTTAATTTAGTTGCTGTAAACCTTGTCTTAGCGGGTCTACATTCCTATGCATAA
- a CDS encoding response regulator, translated as MQKDGLILVVDDEERIRRLLKMYLERENYEVEEAENGEEALNLALAKEYDVIVLDLMLPGIDGIQVCEELRKKRATPVIMLTAKGEEANRVQGFEVGADDYIVKPFSPREVVLRVKALLRRASSTKFLQTETTTKDVLVFPHLTIDNDAHRVTCDGKEINLTPKEYELLYYLAKSPDKVFDREKLLKDVWNYEFFGDLRTVDTHVKRLREKLNRISKQAAKMIVTVWGVGYKFEVVNDE; from the coding sequence ATGCAAAAAGATGGTTTAATTTTAGTTGTAGATGATGAAGAACGTATTCGTCGGTTGTTAAAAATGTATTTAGAAAGAGAAAATTATGAAGTAGAAGAAGCAGAGAACGGAGAAGAGGCGTTAAATCTTGCGTTAGCAAAAGAATATGATGTTATTGTGTTAGATTTAATGTTACCGGGAATCGACGGAATTCAAGTTTGTGAAGAATTACGTAAAAAAAGAGCAACACCAGTAATTATGCTTACAGCAAAAGGCGAAGAAGCAAACCGTGTACAAGGGTTTGAAGTTGGTGCAGATGATTATATCGTAAAACCATTTAGCCCTAGAGAAGTCGTGTTACGAGTGAAAGCGCTATTACGTCGAGCATCTTCAACGAAATTTTTGCAAACAGAAACGACGACAAAAGATGTGTTAGTGTTTCCTCATTTAACAATTGATAATGATGCCCATCGTGTGACATGTGATGGAAAGGAAATTAACTTAACACCGAAAGAATATGAATTGTTATATTATTTAGCAAAATCTCCAGACAAAGTATTTGACCGTGAAAAATTATTAAAAGATGTATGGAATTATGAGTTTTTTGGTGATTTACGTACGGTCGATACACACGTGAAACGGTTGCGTGAAAAATTAAATCGTATTTCTAAACAAGCAGCTAAAATGATTGTAACGGTTTGGGGAGTAGGGTACAAATTTGAGGTTGTGAATGATGAATGA
- a CDS encoding ATP-binding protein: MIWKSVVGKLWITIILLVSVILSILTILLLQLFESYYVNQSETQLITLAKKVAKVMEENDDKALALATTWEIVDANSTKIIVVPDKEKEWIAPNQNKKEEHVSTDEFKKDPDLQKVLTNREVIKKRATYASYKDDQEFRTQMLIVGVPVDFIEGKQGAVFVYQSLEVVDNTINHVKKIILLCAGIAIIMTTVFAFFLSSRVTAPLRKMKQTAQEMSKGTFEANIPIVTNDEIGELAVTFNRMSRRINTYVLALNQEKEQLASILRSMADGVITFSSIGNILITNPPALRFLKAWQFEVEEDAPVIPERLKELFQTVVETEKEQTTEMEVQGHIYTIVMTPLIDQQRIRGAVAVLRDMTEERQLDKLRKDFIANVSHELRTPIAMLQGYSEAIVDDIAETEEDKKEMASIIHDESLRMGRLVNDLLDLAKVESGKIQLNRERVSLPLFVERIIRKFQGVAKEQQIHLRLLTEIKEEDTMFDPDRIEQVLTNLIDNAIRHTPNGGMVTLSLIELDRKYEFQVKDTGVGIDKEDLPFVFERFYKADKARTRGQSGTGLGLAIAKNIIQAHGGMLEVNSKKDEGTTFTFTIPK; the protein is encoded by the coding sequence ATGATTTGGAAAAGCGTCGTTGGAAAACTATGGATCACAATCATTTTACTCGTTTCCGTTATTCTTTCCATTCTAACTATTTTATTGTTACAACTTTTTGAATCGTATTATGTGAACCAATCAGAAACACAATTAATTACTTTAGCTAAAAAAGTGGCAAAAGTGATGGAGGAAAATGATGATAAAGCCTTGGCCTTAGCAACAACTTGGGAAATTGTTGATGCTAATTCTACCAAAATCATTGTGGTTCCAGATAAAGAAAAAGAATGGATTGCACCAAATCAAAATAAAAAAGAAGAACACGTATCCACTGATGAATTTAAAAAAGATCCAGATTTACAAAAAGTATTAACGAATCGAGAAGTGATTAAAAAAAGAGCGACGTATGCATCATATAAAGATGACCAAGAATTTCGGACACAAATGTTAATTGTTGGTGTCCCAGTCGATTTTATTGAAGGGAAACAAGGTGCAGTTTTTGTTTATCAATCATTAGAGGTTGTAGATAATACCATTAACCATGTAAAAAAAATAATTTTACTTTGTGCAGGTATTGCGATTATCATGACGACTGTATTTGCGTTCTTTTTATCTTCAAGGGTAACTGCCCCGCTACGTAAAATGAAACAAACTGCGCAAGAAATGTCTAAAGGAACGTTTGAAGCGAATATCCCAATTGTAACAAACGATGAAATTGGGGAGTTAGCGGTAACATTTAACCGGATGAGTAGGCGAATTAATACGTACGTTTTAGCATTAAATCAAGAAAAAGAGCAATTAGCTAGTATTTTACGAAGTATGGCGGACGGTGTTATTACTTTCAGTAGCATTGGAAATATTTTAATTACGAATCCCCCAGCTTTACGTTTTTTAAAAGCATGGCAATTTGAAGTGGAGGAAGATGCACCTGTGATTCCTGAACGGTTAAAAGAACTTTTTCAAACAGTGGTCGAAACGGAAAAAGAGCAAACGACGGAAATGGAAGTGCAGGGGCACATTTATACGATAGTCATGACCCCATTGATTGATCAACAACGTATTCGCGGGGCAGTTGCTGTCCTTCGAGATATGACAGAAGAACGGCAATTGGATAAGTTAAGAAAAGATTTTATTGCAAACGTTTCCCATGAACTTCGTACTCCAATTGCAATGTTACAAGGATATAGCGAAGCAATCGTAGATGATATTGCGGAAACGGAAGAAGATAAAAAAGAAATGGCAAGTATTATCCACGATGAATCGTTACGAATGGGAAGGCTTGTAAATGACTTGTTAGACCTTGCGAAAGTGGAGTCAGGTAAAATTCAATTAAATCGAGAACGAGTTAGTCTTCCGTTATTTGTAGAGCGAATTATTCGTAAATTTCAAGGAGTAGCGAAAGAACAACAGATTCATTTACGACTTCTTACAGAAATAAAAGAAGAAGATACGATGTTCGATCCAGATCGTATTGAGCAAGTGTTAACCAATTTGATTGATAATGCGATTAGGCATACTCCAAATGGCGGGATGGTTACGTTAAGTCTGATAGAATTAGATAGAAAATACGAATTTCAAGTAAAAGATACAGGAGTCGGAATTGATAAGGAAGATTTGCCTTTTGTATTTGAACGTTTTTACAAAGCGGATAAAGCAAGAACGAGGGGACAATCTGGTACAGGACTTGGTCTTGCAATCGCTAAAAATATTATTCAAGCCCACGGTGGCATGCTTGAAGTAAATAGTAAGAAAGATGAAGGAACAACCTTTACTTTTACGATTCCCAAATAG
- the resB gene encoding cytochrome c biogenesis protein ResB: protein MKAIKCECGHTNPFGTELCESCGKPLQDVGQQQELLDMRYDGSARRSKIYNKTIVDKVWNFFSSVKVGVILIILVLVGAAFGTIFPQEYFLPAGANPATYYEEQYGFVGRMYYVFGFYKMYGSWWFTLLLGLLGLSILIASLDRVIPLHRALKKQSVTRHDQFMKRQRLFSQTKVENKEETLQKVEQALKQKKYHVKKENGNLFAEKNRFSRWGPYVNHIGLLILLLGGMLRAFPGMYVDEMVLIREGETVAVPGTNNEYYVKNDKFILEMYDAKKDAKFKDALNRMGGMSPKNYQTNAILYRVKGEKVIGEKPDLENIAEHKIRVNQPLKFDGYALYQTNYQQEMKYMIFELTNKQTNEGLGLVKVDLYNPEKEYDLGNGSKVKINGYYPDFEWKNNELATKSKFPNNPAFVFEMFTPQTPEGETSFVAIRQTIEPLGETQYKMKFAGMEPSYSTVLTVKRDFTLGFMILGAAIFMIGVVQGMYWNHRRIWLKQQEDGIWISAHSNKNWHGLSRDLEEILAGTSLILPIDQALEDKDSSKERGDNSDRIK from the coding sequence ATGAAAGCGATAAAATGTGAGTGCGGACATACAAATCCGTTCGGTACTGAGTTATGTGAAAGCTGTGGCAAGCCTTTACAAGATGTAGGTCAACAACAAGAACTGTTAGATATGCGATATGACGGTAGTGCACGCCGCTCTAAAATTTATAACAAAACGATAGTGGATAAAGTTTGGAACTTTTTTTCATCCGTTAAAGTGGGTGTTATATTAATCATTTTAGTTTTAGTCGGTGCAGCGTTTGGTACCATCTTTCCACAAGAATACTTTCTCCCAGCAGGAGCGAATCCAGCGACTTATTATGAAGAACAATATGGATTTGTAGGAAGGATGTACTATGTATTTGGTTTTTATAAAATGTACGGTTCATGGTGGTTTACCTTATTGCTTGGATTACTAGGGTTATCCATTTTAATTGCTAGTCTCGACCGTGTTATCCCTTTACACCGGGCATTAAAAAAACAAAGTGTTACTCGTCATGATCAATTTATGAAACGTCAACGTCTTTTTAGTCAAACAAAAGTAGAAAATAAAGAAGAAACATTACAAAAAGTAGAACAAGCGTTAAAACAAAAAAAATACCATGTAAAAAAAGAAAATGGCAATCTATTTGCTGAAAAAAATCGTTTTTCACGCTGGGGTCCGTATGTCAATCATATTGGGTTGCTTATTTTATTACTCGGTGGGATGTTGCGAGCATTTCCAGGTATGTATGTCGATGAAATGGTGTTAATCCGAGAGGGTGAAACCGTTGCAGTACCTGGAACAAATAACGAATACTATGTGAAAAATGATAAATTCATTTTAGAAATGTATGATGCTAAAAAAGATGCCAAATTCAAAGATGCTTTAAATCGAATGGGTGGCATGTCACCGAAAAACTATCAAACGAACGCGATACTCTACCGAGTAAAGGGAGAGAAAGTAATCGGTGAAAAGCCAGATTTAGAAAACATAGCAGAACATAAAATTCGCGTAAATCAGCCGTTAAAATTTGATGGGTATGCATTGTATCAAACGAACTATCAACAAGAAATGAAATACATGATTTTTGAATTAACGAATAAACAAACGAATGAAGGACTTGGATTAGTAAAAGTTGATTTATATAATCCAGAAAAAGAATATGATTTAGGAAATGGAAGTAAAGTGAAGATTAATGGCTATTATCCAGACTTTGAATGGAAAAATAATGAGCTTGCAACAAAGTCAAAGTTTCCTAATAATCCAGCATTCGTATTTGAAATGTTTACACCGCAAACACCTGAAGGGGAAACTAGTTTCGTTGCAATTCGACAAACAATTGAACCACTTGGTGAAACCCAATATAAAATGAAATTTGCGGGAATGGAACCTAGTTATTCTACTGTCTTAACAGTAAAAAGAGACTTTACGCTTGGATTTATGATTCTAGGGGCAGCTATCTTTATGATTGGGGTTGTCCAAGGTATGTACTGGAATCATCGTCGTATTTGGTTGAAACAACAGGAAGATGGAATATGGATAAGTGCCCATTCTAATAAAAACTGGCATGGTTTATCAAGAGATTTGGAGGAAATTTTAGCAGGAACATCTCTTATATTACCGATTGATCAAGCGTTAGAAGACAAAGATTCATCAAAAGAGAGGGGGGACAATAGTGACAGAATTAAGTAG